The region ATGCAGGCGTGCGGGTATATGCGTATTGGTTAAGAGTGAAGCAGTGGTTTTTAAAATGGAAGTAATTTTGGATAGAATAAGAAAAAATAAGGAGTTTGAATGCAAGAATTAACCATAAAAGTGCAAGATGATTTTTTACCCGCTTTTTTTGACATTCTAAAACAAATGCCTCAGGATAAAGTAGAGCTTAAAAAACCCGTTGATGAAATCAAAGAGTTGATAGAGAGAATTGATGCGGGTCTTGAGGTGCTAAAACCTCTTGATTGGGAATATTTTGATAGGGTTATTGAAAATGCAATTGCTAATAACAGATAGATTTGAATATGAACTAAGTCGAATATTGGTTTTTATAGCAAAAAACAACCCTCAAAATGCTATTGATTTTAAAAATTCTTTGATGATAAAGCTTCAAAATACAATCTCTATGCCCTATGCTTGTAGAATAAGCGCCAAATTTAATCAAGAAAATATCAGAGAA is a window of Helicobacter sp. 12S02232-10 DNA encoding:
- a CDS encoding type II toxin-antitoxin system RelE/ParE family toxin encodes the protein MQLLITDRFEYELSRILVFIAKNNPQNAIDFKNSLMIKLQNTISMPYACRISAKFNQENIREFIFKGYTIIYKITENIELLGIYRDNIWGS